ttgattattgtatatgtacatttaatattttttatatcaacGTAATATTTCAAATACACTCTATCTTATTTTACATAATATACACTACAATAACCTCccctaaaataataaatttaggaTATAAAAGGAgttacaaataaaattattaatagcacagtaaataaataatcacaaatattcaattcaattttagaattttttggATGTGTTTTTTCTTGGTTACCATATATATGATGTTACTTTCACAGTTCACCAAAGGAAGCATTCTGGAAATTAAAGCGAAGggtgtaataataataataaattgtaCCAAACCATAAAACGCGGTGCTGACTGTAATATATATTGTAGTATGAATGCTGAAATTTCGTCGCTATcatcataatataatataataaataataatggaGCCCTAATTAGGATAAAGAAAGTATTTTTTGTACTATATGACCATATGCTTGTCAAAGCTACactatttaattatatatatttgtctcttttaaacataaaatagaataatggctttgaatttttttttttttttgtggtcCTTTCTCCTTTTGCATAGACTTTTATGCAATAGAACATCAATAATTCTGTAGAGTGTGAAGGGACACGTGTATATTTTTTAGAGAGTTGATAATTGAAAtagtctttaaattttttttatatatatacaaatccTTCAATTATGTGCAAATCTATTTAACAAATATAAATGTGACCTATATATAAAAAGGcattctaaaaataatattagtgcCTATAAAAAGTTAAATTGTCTACAATTCCAGAGTAGAATATGGCATGGcggaaaaattaataaaatgttATCATGTATATAAAATCTTGAGTCAACAAATACTTGAACCCAATACCGAATATTTGCAGCGTACTCTTAAATGGTGAGTTTTACGGTGTTTTTATTATGGTGTTtaaattgtttattttttttaaaaataaaaaataaaatatttaaaataaaaaataaatcatataaaatttattaaatattatttaattttttttagtaatttagaTAAAAATTGATAAGTACTATAACATTTAcctttataaatataattaccTGCTGATGTCAAACTATAATTTCAAGTCCAATTAAATGAAttatattattactaatattttggtatcattaaaaattatagagtatatattaaaataaatttctaaaaaatattatgtcaaatatttttatttttttaaattttttattatattaaaattcttaaattttataaaagtaaGTCTCTATTTTAATTAGATCTAGTATTTTTACTTGGataaatagaatttttaaaatgtgataaaaaaaatctatatattttatttttataaaatttagataacgaacaaaaatttttttatttatggaatttttctttgtattgaatttcatcaaattctAACAAGTCGAAATAGGTACCAATTAAGTTATGAGATTTATGTTATTTCATTCGTTATAGAAAAGAGTAGGTCACGACAATTAATGAATACTAAATAAGGTAAGTTATGGCTGTTTTTGACTGATTTTCTTTGGTTACCAAACATTTTCGTATAAGTATATATTAGTATATAAGTATAACTAAATATAAGTCTAACTATATAGTTATAGAATAGTTATATAGAACAGATATCAAAATGAAATAGATAgaatgaataaaataatatttttaaaataatctcaatgtaataattttcttttttcaaattgAAAACATCCAATGTAAACTCTCTTAGGATATATTCGGCATATACTCAAAATTATATGATGTCATGCATGATTGCATATTTGCATGTAAGACATTATGCAAAAGGAAAACAATGTCCCATATAGTAGGAAACAAAACAATACAGAAAAGGGCTAGGCAACAGCCAATAGTAGGCATAGAATAATGGTAAATGTAAAGTTAAATTAGgaagttaaaattttttaaattaatatcagttatttttttaagttatttttttaattttaaatgttaaactctcaattttaaatttatatccTAATTCTAAACTTGAAGCTCTTcaaacaataaaaatttaaaaataattatttggcAATAAAATcgattaattaatattaatcaattaaaaattaattctatATACATTTGTAAGAATAATGATAATTAAgaggtaaaaaataaaatagaccTCCAATTAATTAATAAGTCCATGTGTAACAATAACAGTAGTTTATACATGACAGTactatataatattataatgcTTTAGTTAACTCCAGCTGCTAATCATTTTGTATTATAAACTATTATCCAAACAGCAAAtatcatatataaaaaaaaacaacataACTACTTATATATAGTATAACAACctctaaaagataaaataaaggaCAAAGATAGTGATCTAGGTATATGATTGGTGGCCCAAATAATTGTTATTATTTGGCGGGCGCCTAATACGAATTAATTAACTATAATCAGTAAAATTTATCACTTTTTTAGATGATCCGCGTAGTGAACACGGCAATGGGCAAACATAGTGATATAACATTAACATAGCAATTGGAAGCATAGTATATATAACTCATAAACATAGAAATACTAGTCAATAACCATAGCCACATCGAAAACGACACttagtttcttcttcttcttcttctttctctgtttCTCTAACTTCATTCTTTGTTGGTTGAGTTGCGACCAAACACGCAATGGGTAATTGTTTTGGTTCACCACCTACGAATGAATCACACTCTACCATCAATAAACCTCGTCATTATTCAGGCAAGTttaatttgtttctttttttagaTTAATTCAATTTTCTCTTTATAATCGTCTTAATTAGATGTTATTTTGGATTCAAGTACCGAATGAGAGCAGACGGTTACAAGAGAGTGATTTATGGAGATTTACAAGTTACAACTCTAACCTCCTAACAAACTTAACAGATTAGAGAAAACTCTAACTGCCTGATAACTAACTGCTGACTCAGCTTCTTCTAGAACCATCTCAGCTGCTTCACGTGATTCGTTCACATATCTCTTTATAATCCTTTTCATATAATGGACGCCACTCTAATAGGCTCAAATCCGAAACCATTAACTCTTGTTGAATAGAAAGAGTATTTAGATTTCAATTTGTTTTTACAGGTTCTTGGAGTGGTGGTGATGAGAGCAAGAAGGTGGCATCATCAACAATTGATGATGGAGGAACAAGCAGCCAAGGAATTAGTAGTCATCAGTTTTCGGCATCGGAGATTTCGAGTTTCGGTGGAAGCTTCGGTGGAAGCTTCGGTGGATCGATCATAACTCACAGTGGCCAGATTCTTGAGACTCCGAATCTGAAAGTGTTCAGTTTCATGGAATTGAGAGTGGCAACGAAGAACTTCAAGCCGGATACATTGCTGGGCGAAGGTGGATTCGGAAAGGTTTACAAAGGTTGGTTGGATCAGAGAACGCTTTCTCCGGCCAAAGCGGGTTCCGGCATGGTCGTCGCCGTCAAGAGACTCAACACCGAGAGCGTTCAGGGATTTCAAGAGTGGAAGGTCAGTTTTTTTctttaaacatttttttattcatttgttCCAAGTTTTTAATGTTGGATGGTTGGTAGTTATAACATTTTTGTGTGGGGTTTTGTGGTCATCATTGTTTATTGGAAATTTACAGAGtactaatatattatttatcaacttattgttaataataattaattattatattttaaatatataaaaatatttttattaaatactataaaaaaaatatttttattagacacatttACAAAAACACTTCTATTAAATtcaattataaataagagttagtaaaaactaacaaaaatgtTGTTAACAACATAACAAAATTGTTATTTATTTCTTAGTACAAGTTCAAATCCAATCaactttatttaaatttaataattaaaaattattaaataataatttaattaaagcaatcaaattatttaattctCAACTGAAGTTGATTAGACTGCACTAGTTTTCACCTTATTTGTTTATTGCATAAATAATGTAAGTGTTAGGCTGTTGTACACTATGGATTTGGATATACGGATCTTATAAAACATTTTATATGCTTatctgaatttaatttttatataatcttATTGTAAAAGAGTTTAATATAGATTGTTAATCCTACCGTgttatatcaataaaaataaataatttttaaatttattatttaaaattttatctgaATACATaaatctaataaaattattatataaatttttttatattggaaatgtattaaaattaaatttatattattatataattttatatttttgcttgatataataatatataactaGGCATAcatgtaaaatatatttataaatatgatGTATGAAATCGAATTTTATATAAACACATGTAAGAGATATATACTCAGAGATTAATGTCGTTTTCATGCAAGAGAaatataaaatgttattttttttcgagATATGGCCATATGTATCATGAATGTACCATTCaaattattttaactttttagATGAACTACAAAGATTTCCTTTAAATTTGCATTAATATAATCTTTCCTATTATTATACATATCTCCTTTGGTcctatattattatatttttgttttaaattactaaattatcCCTTTCTCTCCATTATCATATACATACCCTACCACCCAGTGCTATAGTGTTTTAGCCACCATTCTTGTCTAATTAATCACGTTTTTCTTGTCCAAGTAGAATAGGAGGTATGTTGCATATTTTGTAGTCCATGCAAATTGGATATGAcccaaaaacaaacaaacaaacaaaagagaGTGAACCCTTTTCTTAATGGGGCTTCCTTAGCTATATATGTTTGTGGTAGGTTAATTGGAATCTTTGAAAATCTAGTGCCATTGTGCTAATCTATATTGGGTAGTTATATATAGTAGCCACTAACGATATACAGAAACTATATATAGAAAGTGGAAAGGGAAAgatagagaaagagaaagatgaACAAGGTTATAGAAGTCATTTCAATGTTATATAAGAAAggtaaatataatataatatataatcagCACTAAAGGGAGGCttgtataattaattaattattaaaactagAATGGGATATCAAGTGTTATGTTTATACAAAGTTTTATACAAGTGGAATttcctaaaaaaaataaaaaaaactgacATTTGCTTTTACATATTAGTTCAATTTTGTTGTGAACtatttatttactttcatttttatattataataactGCGGTatttcacttggaattaatcGAATACGTAATTAACACAACCTAATTGAGTGATATcggttttgtttattttctaaTGGTTTTAAGCTTGAATCTTAAAAtgaagggggggggggggggcggGGGACACTATTTTTATGATTAAGTTGGCCGAATTAATGGAAATCCTAAtagtaatataatttaaatggAGAGAAAGATGCATTtatatttgaaattaaaatatggATTATCATTTATTTAAGATCTAGATAGCTGTGGCAATTTGGAGCCACAGATAGCTTGGAAGTCTTATCCATGAGTTTTCCATTTTCTCATTGTTACACGAAATAATGGAATATAAATCTATGGAAGAAAGATCAAAGGAGGTTTATGCATTCGGGTCCTACTTAAAAAGGACCTGTCTTTTTCTTTACAAAAACTATGTATTTTTTCACATGCATTGAATCTAAAGATGGTTTGTTAAAATACGCTGCTTAATCTATTGACTATTTGATTCGACATAAACTTTCAACATTTAGAAGTTGAAAATGAGTTCTTTCACTCCTTATTccaaacttttctttttttcttaaaaagaTATACAGAGTAATAAAATAAGtaagtttttaattaaatttttttgaaaggaCTTAAAActttttaagaaaaaagaaatattaagtAAGTCTTGAGAAAAGTTTGTTATGAATTTGTAGGTCcatgaaaaaaaatcaaattaatatttataaaattaaaagaaaaatacttAAGGCTCATCAACatgtattattttttgtcatattaactcaattttttaatctaataatttaataacatatttttaatTCACATTTTTAAACATTACTAATTAactgataataaaaaataaaaaattctaataattaTCTAGTATttctcaaattaaaatataggtCCTTCAAAGATCATAATATTGGCCCTAATGATTCATCTTTTTGTTAAAGACCTGGAAATTCAGCAGTTGTAGTTTTTCAATGacttatttgatatttttttctgACTTATAATTCTATTATAATTTATCTCAAAATCCTATAAATTTATCTCAAAATTTGTAAGTACCTATTTGTCTTATTACTAAAATATATATGGTATATCCAAAATGAGCCTTTTAATCTAAAAGTTCTCAATgatttcatattattttaacatatagtttttgaaaaaagaattaGTTGGCTTTCTTTAACAAAGTCCAATCATTTCTAAAGGTAAGCACAGAATTAAAACCGTATTGAATAACATGTGCATGTATGCATCACTCAACAACTTTTTTGTGCCTCTAAATTCCAACCCTTTGACTTCGTAACtaataaattttgtaatatgCAGTCAGAAGTCAGCTTCTTAGGAAGGATTTCTCACCCAAATCTTGTTAAGCTTTTGGGTTATTGTAGAGAAGCTGATGAACTTCTCCTTGTTTACGAGTTCATGCCTAAGGGAAGCTTGGAGAGCCATCTCTTCAGAAGTATGATAATCaatttatcaataattaattaatagttaCAAATTTAATTGATTGGAATGCAGGATTTGAGTTTAACTccattattctttttctttatttcttgcccAGGAAACTCTAATACAACAGAACCAATTTCTTGGAATACTCGTCTAAAAATAGCTATTGATGCTGCTAGAGGCTTGTCCTTCTTGCACACTTCAGAAAAGCAAGTTATATATAGAGATTTTAAGGCCTCCAATATATTATTAGATGGGGTAAGTTTGATTTATTctagttttcttttattttatttaatttctgccTTACATGTCACGCTTATTCTCTTTGACAAACTTTATCATATATGGATGGAATATGGTATTGAAAAGCAAATGTTTATTTTATGATGCATACAGGATTACAATGCAAAGATTTCGGATTTTGGATTAGCTAAATTGGGGCCTGCTGGAGGAGAATCACATGTGAGTACCAGAATCATGGGCACCTATGGTTATGCTGCTCCAGAATACATAGCAACTGGTAATTATCTATTTCACCCCATTAAGTTCATACTAAATGCATAATATAGTAACGTAGGCAGAGTAATGTAACCATTGGATTTGAATATGTGATCTTGAAGTTGAATGGAGACAACTTAATTGTATTATTTGttcattcttattttttaaattttattttttatttgagaggataaagtgtgattttttataatttattttatagaaaaaataaaaaaaatataaaaaaatattcaaaagtgagagaaatcatattttttttctcaagtaaaaaataaaatttacaaaaatcattattttttctccaaacactttttttttcactaatgcttttggatttttttgtcTTGGAATATTTATTAAAAGCGGTGCATAGAACAAGAGtaattaattaagaataatGATATAAGATTggtataatttattttttgaccAACAGTAcgttaattattaatttttaaaaatattgattaaaAGTATATGCTGGATTAAATGTGTTGGATTGCTGATCAATATAAATTAAAGTTGATGGCCCTtaagtttttttattaattaatataaaattttaaatgtcCTCCTAATTATATTAGTATATAtattcttaattaatttaattaattgtcattttacattttttattaatatatattgattttTCAATATAACAAAAATCATGAGGGAGTAAACAAAGTAAAATGTGGATACATATTGTCtttcaaatattaaaaagaaattaatttagtAGTTAGCAAAATAATGTTTAACAAATCGTATTAATTAGATGGCAAATACTAATGTACTTAAAAAAAAGGTTGAAATGCGGCACTCCTTAAATGACCTGTTATTGAAAGtgacaaataaattaataagatttaatatatattttttttataatcttcCAAAAAAGTGGTTAATATAATTAGTTGgtattctttttaaattaaaatatattaaattaataaaagatacaatttttttatttaataagaaACGTTTAAGAATTAAACTAAGGAAAAGTCTACGGGCCAGTAACTTTTGTGTTTTCTATTTAACCatcaaaagaaaagtgagtGATTTTTTACCATTTGatgtaatctcacaccattaaaaacgGATTTGGATcatctaaagtttgaatttcactttagagagtaaagtgtgatcttctatcctttgaatagtttctctttcatatttattcttggtcccacctatgaaataaatgatgagagatcacactttattctctaaagtgaaattcaaactttagagga
The genomic region above belongs to Arachis stenosperma cultivar V10309 chromosome 5, arast.V10309.gnm1.PFL2, whole genome shotgun sequence and contains:
- the LOC130980239 gene encoding probable serine/threonine-protein kinase CST isoform X2, which produces MGNCFGSPPTNESHSTINKPRHYSGSWSGGDESKKVASSTIDDGGTSSQGISSHQFSASEISSFGGSFGGSFGGSIITHSGQILETPNLKVFSFMELRVATKNFKPDTLLGEGGFGKVYKGWLDQRTLSPAKAGSGMVVAVKRLNTESVQGFQEWKSEVSFLGRISHPNLVKLLGYCREADELLLVYEFMPKGSLESHLFRRNSNTTEPISWNTRLKIAIDAARGLSFLHTSEKQVIYRDFKASNILLDGDYNAKISDFGLAKLGPAGGESHVSTRIMGTYGYAAPEYIATVLLEMLTGLRALDTKRPTNQQNLVEWKRHSLSDKKNINKNIMDPRIEDQYSLKSATQAAQLTLKCLEPVPKNRPSMNEVLKSLESIAAIKHRTSKKPSKKLNTMHSAN
- the LOC130980239 gene encoding probable serine/threonine-protein kinase CST isoform X1; translation: MGNCFGSPPTNESHSTINKPRHYSGSWSGGDESKKVASSTIDDGGTSSQGISSHQFSASEISSFGGSFGGSFGGSIITHSGQILETPNLKVFSFMELRVATKNFKPDTLLGEGGFGKVYKGWLDQRTLSPAKAGSGMVVAVKRLNTESVQGFQEWKSEVSFLGRISHPNLVKLLGYCREADELLLVYEFMPKGSLESHLFRRNSNTTEPISWNTRLKIAIDAARGLSFLHTSEKQVIYRDFKASNILLDGDYNAKISDFGLAKLGPAGGESHVSTRIMGTYGYAAPEYIATGHLYVKSDVYGFGVVLLEMLTGLRALDTKRPTNQQNLVEWKRHSLSDKKNINKNIMDPRIEDQYSLKSATQAAQLTLKCLEPVPKNRPSMNEVLKSLESIAAIKHRTSKKPSKKLNTMHSAN